Proteins encoded within one genomic window of Xiphophorus maculatus strain JP 163 A chromosome 11, X_maculatus-5.0-male, whole genome shotgun sequence:
- the LOC102220792 gene encoding arachidonate 15-lipoxygenase B-like, translating into MLDYKVTVYTANRAVATTFNNVYIKLVGTRGENERKLLLSLRGASAFVKGAVASFTVSSPTSLGKLVLVELDKQPLLLFPEDSWFPAKVEVKSPGGDIYTFPIYRWITDSKVHRFREGTALKGFDDDHHLGRYSREQELEQRQKDYCWDVYVEGIPHCIKADGPFSLPAEVRFSFTKQTEFLFTASTGLAELKLKRLADKKTNWKNIDDINRVFSCKQSDISDYVQKHWMEDAFFGYQFLNGINPMLIRRCTILPGNFPVTDKMVFPDGCCSLAEEIKKGNIFLCDYKQMDGVKTNTINGEKQYLMAPLVLLHKTPDDKLMPIAIQLKQKPAEDNPVFLPSDSKYDWLMAKIFVRSADFSEHQLNVHLLCTHLLAEVFAVSLLRNMPMVHPLYKLLIPHTRYTLQINFLARKSLISEEGVFTKFSASGGEGMMTILRRSLSSLTYSSLCVPENIAERGLKDVPNFYYRDDALRVWDTINRFVRGILSYYYKTNAEVQQDSELQKWILDIYEHGFLSQPCSGIPQKLTTVDELIKFVTMVIFTGSAQHAAVNSGQFDFDSWMPNTPISLQLPPPTKKGEATEQTMLKTLPDVNTTVQGMATLWLLSQQSSDFVPLGQYLENHFSEETPQQMIENFQKELAALSAAIKERNKTLELPYKYLDPKEVENSVAI; encoded by the exons ATGTTGGATTATAAAGTAACTGTGTACACTGCTAATCGCGCCGTTGCCACCACTTTCAACAATGTCTACATTAAGCTGGTTGGAACCAGAGGGGAAAATGAACGCAAGCTGCTGTTGAGCTTGAGAGGAGCTTCAGCATTTGTCAAAGGAGCT GTGGCATCTTTTACAGTTTCCTCCCCCACGTCCCTTGGAAAACTGGTGCTGGTAGAGCTTGACAAACAGCCTCTTTTGCTGTTCCCAGAAGATTCTTGGTTCCCAGCTAAAGTTGAAGTCAAATCCCCAGGGGGAGACATTTACACCTTCCCCATCTACCGCTGGATTACTGACAGCAAGGTGCACCGCTTCAGAGAAGGAACAG CCTTGAAAGGGTTCGACGATGATCATCATCTTGGCAGATACAGCCGGGAACAAGAGCTCGAGCAACGTCAGAAAGACTATTG CTGGGATGTGTATGTGGAAGGAATTCCTCACTGCATAAAAGCAGATGGCCCATTCTCTCTACCTGCTGAAGTCAGGTTCTCCTTTACCAAGCAGACTGAATTTCTGTTCACAGCAAGCACAGG ACTGGCAGAGCTGAAACTGAAGAGGCTggctgataaaaaaacaaactggaagaaCATTGATGATATCAACAGAGTTTTTTCCTGCAAACAGTCTGATATATCTG actATGTCCAAAAACACTGGATGGAAGATGCATTTTTTGGTTACCAGTTTCTAAACGGTATTAATCCCATGCTGATTCGCCGCTGCACCATCCTGCCTGGCAACTTTCCTGTTACTGACAAAATGGTTTTCCCTGATGGTTGTTGCAGCTTGGCAGAAGAAATTAAG AAAGGCAACATATTCCTTTGTGACTACAAGCAAATGGATGGAGTGAAAACAAACACCATCAATGGCGAGAAGCAGTACCTGATGGCTCCACTTGTCTTGCTCCACAAAACTCCAGATGATAAACTCATGCCAATTGCTATTCAG CTGAAGCAGAAACCAGCAGAGGACAATCCAGTCTTCTTGCCATCTGATTCCAAGTATGACTGGCTGATGGCAAAGATTTTTGTCAGAAGTGCAGATTTCAGTGAGCATCAGCTCAACGTTCACCTGCTGTGCACTCACCTGCTGGCTGAGGTCTTTGCAGTGTCACTGCTGCGCAACATGCCCATGGTGCATCCTCTCTACAAG cTTCTCATACCTCACACTCGCTACACTCTGCAGATCAACTTCTTAGCTCGGAAAAGTCTCATATCTGAGGAGGGTGTTTtcaccaaa TTTTCAGCTTCTGGAGGAGAGGGTATGATGACAATTCTAAGGAGATCGCTGTCCTCCTTAACATACAGCTCCCTCTGTGTGCCTGAAAACATTGCTGAGCGCGGACTGAAGGACGTACCAAACTTCTACTACAGAGATGATGCACTCAGAGTGTGGGATACAATCAACAG ATTTGTACGGGGTATCTTGAGCTACTACTACAAGACCAATGCTGAAGTTCAGCAAGACTCTGAACTTCAAAAGTGGATTTTGGACATTTATGAACATGGATTCCTTTCCCAGCCTTGCTCAG GAATCCCACAGAAACTTACCACAGTGGATGAGCTCATCAAGTTTGTCACCATGGTAATCTTCACCGGCTCAGCCCAGCATGCTGCTGTGAACAGTGGACAG TTTGACTTTGATAGCTGGATGCCAAACACTCCAATCTCCCTGCAACTGCCACCTCCAACCAAAAAAGGGGAAGCGACTGAACAAACAATGCTGAAAACACTGCCAGATGTCAACACCACTGTTCAGGGCATGGCCACCCTGTGGCTGCTCAGCCAGCAGTCCAGTGACTTT GTACCTCTTGGTCAGTACCTCGAGAACCACTTCAGTGAGGAGACTCCACAGCAGATGATAGAGAACTTTCAAAAGGAGTTGGCAGCATTGAGTGCAGCAATCAAAGAGAGAAACAAGACTCTGGAACTGCCGTACAAATACTTGGATCCAAAGGAGGTAGAAAACAGTGTGGCTATTTAG